The genomic stretch CGCAACCGCGACGTCGCCTACCTGCGGCTGACGCGCGCGCTGCCGACGTGGGAGGCCGTGCGCGACGCGCCGGTCTCGGTCGTCGAGGAGGCGATCCGCCCCGGCGGCATCTCGAAGGTCAAGTCGGCGCGCATCCAGGCGATCCTGCGCGCCATCGGGGATCCGCTCTCGCTCGACGACCTGGCCTCGATGTCCGTCGCCGACGCTCAGCGCGAGCTCTGCGCGCTGCCGGGCGTGGGCCGCAAGACCGCGGCGTGCGTCCTGTGCTTCGCGTTCGGCATGCACGACGTCCCGGTCGACACCCACGTCTCCCGGGTCGGCTCGCGCCTGCACCTCTTCCGGCCCAAGGCGGGCTTCGAGGAGATGCACGACACCATGCTCGCCCTGACCCCGGAGGGCCAGGCGCTCGAGCTGCACGTGAACCTGCTGCGCCACGGGCGCAGGACGTGCCACGCCCGCATCCCGGACTGCGCGAGCTGCGCGCTGCGGCGGATGTGTCCTGAGCGGCGCGGTTGAACGCGTCCAAAAATCTGCCATAATGTCGCTCAGATTTCATTCGCAAGGGCGAAGGAGCACTTCACAGCATGGGCAAGACCATCGGAATCGACCTGGGCACGACGAACTCCTGCATGGCAGTGCTGGAGGGCGGCGAGCCCACGGT from Capillimicrobium parvum encodes the following:
- a CDS encoding endonuclease III domain-containing protein, with product MTPAAATWSRPAPRRVRAIRDRLRTMYGRPIAPPHRRPLDELVLTVLSQSTNDRNRDVAYLRLTRALPTWEAVRDAPVSVVEEAIRPGGISKVKSARIQAILRAIGDPLSLDDLASMSVADAQRELCALPGVGRKTAACVLCFAFGMHDVPVDTHVSRVGSRLHLFRPKAGFEEMHDTMLALTPEGQALELHVNLLRHGRRTCHARIPDCASCALRRMCPERRG